Part of the Subtercola frigoramans genome, TCGAGGCCGCGAGCGTCTTGCCCCGATCATCCACCACCCGGAAGGAGACCGAGAGGTGGGAAGGAATGCGCGTGAGGTCGAAGTCGGCTGCCGTGACGGGTGTGTAGGCGAGTCGCGACATGACCGCGGCCAGCGCGGCGACGAACGAGGCTGAGCCTGCTGAAACCTCTGATCCAGCGCTGGCCCCGTCGTACCCCGGCAGCTCGAGCAGCAGCTTCTTCGCCCAGTCGGTCGCCGGCACGAAGTTCTTGCGGAGATTCTTGGGCAGCGACCGGATGAGCGCGGTCACGAGTTCGTCGCGAAACCCCGGCACCTGCGATTCGAAGCCAGAGGGCTCGAGACGGGGTAGCAGGGTGAGCGGAACGGTGACACTCACGCCGTCGTCTTCGGTGCCCGGTTCGAAGCGGTACGAGAGAGCGAGCTGCTGGTCGCCCTGCTGCCAGGTCGCCGGGAACTTCGCCTCGTCGATCTCGGGCGCGCCTTCGGGAACCAGCGAGGTGAGCGTCATCGTCAGCAGCTCTGGCGTGTCGTACTTCGCCTTCTTCCACCAACCGTCGAAACTGCGGGCGGTGTTCACCTCGCGGGGAACTCTCGCGTCGTAGAACTCGAACACGGCCTCGTCGTCGAGCAGCAGATCGCGGCGGCGGCTGCGCTCCTCGATCTCGGCGAGTTCGGAACGGAAGCGCCGGTTGTCGCGGTCGAAGGCGTGCTGCGACTCCCAGTCGCCCTCGACGAGGGCGTGGCGGATGAACAGCTCTCGCGCGTAAGCGGGGTCGACCCGCGAGAACTGCACCCGGCGCTTGGGAACGATGGGCACGCCGTAGAGGGTGACCCGCTCGTACGCGACAACGGCGCCCTGCTTCTTCTCCCAGTGCGGCTCGGAGTACGTGCGCTTGCAGAGATCGCCAGCGAGCGCCTCTGCCCACGCCGGGTCGATCGTCGCGTTCATGCGCGCGAACAGGCGGCTGGTCTCGACCAGCTCTGCGCTCATCACCGAATTGGGCTGCTTCTTCGCCAGGGCAGACCCGGGGAAGATGCTGAACCGGGTCTGACGCGCGCCGACATAGTCCTTCTTCGCCGCATCTTTCAAGCCGATGTGCGAGAGCAGGCCGGAGAGAATCGAACGGTGGATGCCGTCGGGGTTGACCGAGGGATCGCCGAGCGTGAGGTTCAGCGGTTTGCTGAGCTGGCGCAGCTGCCGGAAGACATCCTGCCACTCGCGCACCCGCACGTAGTTGAGGTGTTCGGCCTTGCAGAGCCGGCGGAAGGCGCTGGAGGAGAGCTCGCGCTGTTTCTCCTCGAGGTAGTTCCAGAGGTTGAGCAGCGAGAGGAAGTCGCTGGTGACGTCGGTGAACCGGGCGTGCAGCTCGTCGGCCCGCTGGCGGCGTTCGAGCGGGCGTTCGCGCGGATCCTGGACCGTTAAGCCCGACACGATGATCATGACTTCGCGGCTCGTACCGTGGTTCTTCGACTCGATGACCATGCGGGCGAACCGCGGCTCGATCGGCATGCGTGAGAGGTCGCGGCCGACGCGGGTGAGTGTCGGCACTGCGTTCGCGGTGCCGCGCTTCGCGTCGCTCGGAGAATTTATCGCTCCCAGTTCGCTCAGCAGGTCCAGGCCGTCTTTGATGCCGCGCGAATCCGGCGGCTGCAGAAACGGAAAGCTCGCAATGTCGCCAAGGCCCAGCGAGATCATCTGCAGGATGACGGCGGCCAGGTTGGTGCGCAGAATCTCCGGCTCGGTGAACTCAGGCCTCGCCAGATAGTCCTCCTCGGAATAGAGCCTGATGCAGATGCCGTCGCTGGTGCGCCCACTCCGGCCCGCGCGCTGGTTCGCTGACGCCTGCGAGATGGCCTCGATCGGCAGCCGCTGCACCTTCGATCGCACACTGTAGCGACTGATGCGGGCCGTGCCCGTGTCGATGACGTACTTGATTCCGGGCACCGTGAGGCTCGTCTCCGCGACGTTGGTCGCGAGCACGATGCGGCGACGGATGCCCGGGGCCGACGACTTCTGAAAGACCTTGTGCTGGTCGGCCGACGACAGCCGGCCATACAACGGCAGAACCTCGGTCGCCGCACCGAGAGCCCCACCCCCACCCGAGTTGAGGCGCCCGCGGATGGCCTCTTCAGCATCCCGGATCTCGTTCTCGCCGGAGAAGAACACCAGCACGTCGCCGTCACCCTCGCGGGCGAGCTCGTCGAGGGCTTCGTTCACAGCGTCGAGAGGGTCGCGATTCACTGCCGGCCGCGGCGCGGTTCTGCCATTCGGGGCCCCGCCCGAACGCGTGTTGCTGCCGCCGTTCGCCGTGCGCCGTGCAGGGGTTGCCCCGGAGTCGTCGCTGCCATCGTCACTGTCATCATCGCTGTCGTCATCGACGTCGTCGCCCCTCTCCCCGTCGGCGACGAGTGGGCGATAGCGAACCTCGACCGGGTAGGTGCGCCCAGACACTTCGATGATCGGCGCCCCGCCGAAGTGCCGCGAGAAACTACCGGGGTCGATGGTGGCCGAGGTGACGATCACCTTGAGGTCAGGGCGCTTGGGCAGCAATTGGCGCAGGTACCCCAGCAGGAAGTCGATGGTGAGGCTGCGCTCGTGCGCCTCATCGATGATGATCGTGTCGTACTTGGTCAGCAGTCGGTCGCGGTGGATCTCGTTCAGCAGAATGCCGTCGGTCATCAGCTTGATCTGCGTGTTCGGCCCCACCGTGTCGGTGAAGCGCACCTGGTAGCCCACGCGGTCGCCGACCTCCTGACCGAGTTCCTCCGCGATGCGTTCGGCGATCGTGCGTGCCGCGATGCGCCGGGGCTGTGTGTGCCCGATGCTCGTTCTGCCAAGCGTCAGGCAGATCTTCGGCAGCTGGGTCGTCTTGCCGGAGCCGGTCTCGCCGGCAACGATCACGACCTGGTTCGCGGCGATCGTGCGTGCGATCTCCTCGCGCAACTGGCTGACGGGCAGCTCGGGCGGGAAATAGATCGACTCGGCATTCATCAGCGCTCCAGTCTACGGCTGGCCGGGCATCCTGCGCGTGCGAATACAGAAGGCATCGTGCGGACGCGACACGCCCTGTGGATGCCCGGGGTGGGGCGTGTCGCGTCAGCTCGGAGCGCAGCGGGGCGCTCGCGCGTGCGCGAGCCGCCCGCCAGGCCGAAGCCACGCGTAGGCTTGCCTGATGGCCAATCGACTGGGCGACGCGATCAGCCCGTACCTCCGTTCGCACGCTGAAAACCCTGTTGACTGGTACCCGTGGGGTGAGCCCGCATTCGCCGAGGCCGCCCGGCGCGACGTGCCGGTGCTCGTGTCGATCGGGTACTCCACGTGCCACTGGTGCCACGTGATGGCACGCGAGAGTTTCAGTGACCCACACCTCGCGGACGTGCTGAATCGCGGGTTCGTCGCTGTGAAGGTCGACCGGGAAGAGCATCCGGAGGTCGACGCGGTGTACCTCGCAGCTGCAGGGGCATTCACTCAGAACCTCGGCTGGCCGCTGAACGTGTTCGTCACGCCCGACGCGAAGCCGTTCTTCGCCGGCACGTATTCGCCACCGGTCCCGGTGCAGGGCAACCCCTCGTTCGGGCAGGTGCTCGGCGCCGTGGCGGATGCCTGGGCCAACCGACGCGAAGAAGTCGAGTCGACCGCACGGCAGCTCACCGAAGCGCTCGCCGCGGCGGCGAACGGTGAGCACAGCGAGAATACCGAGCATGCCGAGCATGCCGAGAATGCCGAGCACGATGAGGGCCATGAAGACGGCGAGACCGCCTCGGGCACTGGCGAAGCCCTCCCCACCCCCGCCCAGTTGGCGCAGGTCGTCTTCGAGCTCGACGCCTACGAAGACGCCATTCATGGTGGCTTCGGGGGTGCTCCGAAGTTCCCGGTTGCACCGGTGCTGAAGTTCCTGCAGGCGATGGATGCCCCGCTCGCCGACCGCGCCCTCAAGGCCATGGCGGCCTCTCCGCTCCGCGACCCGGTCGAGGGTGGCTTCTTCCGCTACGCGACGGCCTCCGACTGGAGCGAGCCGCACTACGAGCGCATGCTGTACGACAACGCGCTGCTGCTCGACGCGTACACGACGGCTGCGCAGAAGGCCGGGGGCCCGGGCGGCGAAAGCAGGTCGCCTGGGCAGAGGGCTGCCGATGCAGCAGCAGGCATCGCATCGTTCCTGCTCACGACGATGCAGATCGACGGCGGAGGGTTCGCCTCGGCGCAGGACTCTGAAAGCGTTGTCGCCGGTCAGCAGAGCGAGGGCGGCTACTACGCACTCGACGCCGAAGCACGGTCGGGGGAGACTCCGCCGAAGCTCGACCTCAAGGTGCTGACCGGGTGGAACGGACTCGCCATCTCGGCCCTCACGCACGCGGGCGCGGCTTTGGGCAATCACCAGTGGCTGAGTGCTGCGGCGTTGGCCGCGGACTATGTGCTCGATCACCATCTGCGCGCCGATGGAACCCTCGCGCGGGCTTCGCTGGGCAGCCAGCTTTCTGCCGCGCCGGCGATCCTCGAGGATTACGGGATGTTCGCCGACGCCCTGCTCCAGCTCGGGTCTGTTCTGGGTAATGAGAGGTACCTGCGGGTCGGCCGCGAGCTGGTCGACAGCACGATGAGTGAGGCACCTTCGGCGCGAGCGGGAGAGGGAAAGGGAAAGGCAGTGGGAGCCACGGCTGAGCGCCGGCTTCCGTTCATCGCGCCCGGTGCCGGCGACCCGGTGCTCGCCGCGCACGGGCTCCTGATCGAGGGTGATGTCTCCGAGGGTGCCTACCCGTCGGGACTTTCCGCCGTGTCGAGTGCGGCCTGTGCGCTCTACTTCGCAACAGGTGAGGGTCGTTACATCGAGGCGGTCCGCCAGTCGCTCGCCTCCGTGGCCGAGGATGCCCTGCAGCGCCCGATCGGATTCGGAGCGGCTCTGGAGATCATGGCGAAGCTCGCGGCGACCGATCGGGCACGCGCGGGTCGCTGAGCGAGCGCGACCAACCTGACGGACGCGAGGATCCGCTCGAAAGCGTAGTGCTGATCGAACACCACATGCCCGGCGAGCGGAGGACTCTAGACGAGCACCGCCTTGGGGTCGTCGGCCCACTCGTTCAGTGATCCGTCGTAGAGGGCGACACTCGTCTCGCCGATGACGGCGAGTGCGAGCGCGTCGAGCGCTGCGGCAATTCCTCCTGCGCAATAGACGACGATCGACTGCATCGGAGTGCTTCGCCCTGCCAGCACCGGAGCGAAGACCGCACGGAGTGCATCAGGCTTCAGAAGAGTGTTGGTCTCGCTGTTGATGACCTGCGCGGACGGCAGGCTCGAGCTGCCCGGGATGTGCCCGAGCCGAGAGCAGTTGCCGGTGTGACCCTCGAATTCACGGGGTGACACGGCGCAGATCAGTAGGGCATCCGTCTGCCGACTGACAATGGATTCGACGAGGGTCTTGTCGACCCAGAACCCGGGCAGCTCCCTCGCCCTGAACTCTGCCGGCGCAGGCTCGGTCAGAACAGGTGGTGCCGGCACAGGTTCTGCGAAGCCGGTCGCGGTGGGGCGGTCTTCGGCCGTCCACTTGGTGAAGCCGCCGTCGAGCACGGAGATGTTGTCGAAGCCGAACGAGCGGAACAGCCACCAGACTCGGGCTGCCCACTGCCCACGCCCGCTGTCGTAGACGACAACCCGTGAAGACGCCCGCACGCCGACTGTCGCCGCAGCGGTTTCGAACTGGGCAGCAGTGGGCTTTGTGAACGCGAAAGGAGCGCCGGGGTCGGAGAAGTCATCGATCAGGTCGGCGAACTCCGCTGAGGGAATGTGGCCCGCATCCAGGAAGTCGCCTCGGCCGCTGAGCCACAGGGGCAACCCACCGGGCCCCTGTGCCGAGAGAACGCTGGCGTCGAGCACGACCAGCGATTCGCCACCCAGGTGATCGCAGAGCCACTGCGTCGACACAGTCGGGGTCGCCACGATGGGGGAGCCACTGCCCGGGAGGGTCTGTGTCGGTGCGGCTGGGAAGGTCACGTCTTCAACGCTAGCTGCCCATGGGCTCGGGTGGCTGTGCGTTGCAACAGAAAGTCACAAGTCCGTAACGACCTGTTCACAGTGGCGCGCTCGCGCGCTTCGAGCACCACGTGAGCGGAATATCACACGCTGTCCGGAAGGCGCTACCTCGGCGCGTCGGAAGAGTGCCTCACAGCTTCACAGAGCCATCAGCCGCGTCCGGGTGCTGTCAGCGCAGGCTCTTACGGGCCGTGATCTGGCCGGTGTCGAAGCCGAGCAGGTGCAGGCCGCCGTTGAACCGGGCGTGTTCGACCTTGATGCAGCGGTCCATCACGACGGTCAGGCCTTTGCTCTCACCGTAGAGGGCGGCATCCTGGTTCCAGATGCCGAGCTGGATCCAGATGGTCTTCGCGCCGCTGGTAAGCACGTCGTCGATGACCGAGGGAATGTCGCTCGCCTTGCGGAAGACGTCGACGATGTCGGGAACCTCTGGCAGAGAGGCGAGGTCGGGGTAGGCCTTCTGCCCCAGGATCTCGCTGGCGTTCGGGTTGACGAAGTAGACCCGGTAGTCGCTCGACTGCAGAAGGTAGGTGCCCACGAAGTAGCTCGAACGGGCAGCGTTCGGTGAGGCGCCGACGATGGCGATCGACTTCGCTCTGCGCAGAATCTGGAGGCGCTCTTTGGCCGTGGGCCCGACCCAGGTTCGCTGCGACTTCAGCAGCTTCGCAAGCGGTGAACTCGACGGCACGTCGCAGGTGAGGCCGTTCGCGAACTGGGCAGTGATGGTGCCTGCGTCTGCGCCGGTGCCCGCGTCGGAGCTGGGGCCCGCGTCAGTGCCGGCAGCAGTTGCGGTGTCGGTGACAGTCATCACTTGCCTTCCGTTGCTTGGGCCAAAGCCTGGTCAAGGTCATAAACAATGTCTTCGGGGTCTTCTATTCCGACACTCAGGCGCACGATTCCGGGCAGAACACCCGCCTCGAGCAGTTGTAGCTCCGTGAGCTGCGCGTGCGTGGTGGAGGCGGGGTGGATCACCAGCGTCTTGGCGTCCCCGATGTTTGCGAGGTGGCTGGCCAGGTCGACCGACTCGATGAAGGTCTTGCCCGCCGCCCGGCCGCCCTTGACGCCGAAGCTGAAGACTGAGCCGGGGCCCTTGGGCAGATACTTGAGGCCGCGTTCGTAGTGTGGATGCCCGGGCAGGCCTGCCCAGTTGACGAACTCGACGCGGGGGTCGGCGTCGAGCCACTCAGCGACGATCCGCGCGTTGTCGACGTGCGCCTGCATGCGGAACGGGAGCGTCTCGACACCCTGGGCGAGCAGGAACGCCGAATGCGGGGCGAGGGACGGCCCGATGTCACGGAGCTGCTCTGCCCGAAGGCGGGTGAGGAAGGCGTACTCACCGAAGTTGCCCGACCACTGCAGGCCGCCGTAGCTCGGAACTGGCTCGCCGAACAGAGGGAACTTCTCGCTGTGCCAGTCGAAGCGGCCGCTC contains:
- the hrpA gene encoding ATP-dependent RNA helicase HrpA; translation: MNAESIYFPPELPVSQLREEIARTIAANQVVIVAGETGSGKTTQLPKICLTLGRTSIGHTQPRRIAARTIAERIAEELGQEVGDRVGYQVRFTDTVGPNTQIKLMTDGILLNEIHRDRLLTKYDTIIIDEAHERSLTIDFLLGYLRQLLPKRPDLKVIVTSATIDPGSFSRHFGGAPIIEVSGRTYPVEVRYRPLVADGERGDDVDDDSDDDSDDGSDDSGATPARRTANGGSNTRSGGAPNGRTAPRPAVNRDPLDAVNEALDELAREGDGDVLVFFSGENEIRDAEEAIRGRLNSGGGGALGAATEVLPLYGRLSSADQHKVFQKSSAPGIRRRIVLATNVAETSLTVPGIKYVIDTGTARISRYSVRSKVQRLPIEAISQASANQRAGRSGRTSDGICIRLYSEEDYLARPEFTEPEILRTNLAAVILQMISLGLGDIASFPFLQPPDSRGIKDGLDLLSELGAINSPSDAKRGTANAVPTLTRVGRDLSRMPIEPRFARMVIESKNHGTSREVMIIVSGLTVQDPRERPLERRQRADELHARFTDVTSDFLSLLNLWNYLEEKQRELSSSAFRRLCKAEHLNYVRVREWQDVFRQLRQLSKPLNLTLGDPSVNPDGIHRSILSGLLSHIGLKDAAKKDYVGARQTRFSIFPGSALAKKQPNSVMSAELVETSRLFARMNATIDPAWAEALAGDLCKRTYSEPHWEKKQGAVVAYERVTLYGVPIVPKRRVQFSRVDPAYARELFIRHALVEGDWESQHAFDRDNRRFRSELAEIEERSRRRDLLLDDEAVFEFYDARVPREVNTARSFDGWWKKAKYDTPELLTMTLTSLVPEGAPEIDEAKFPATWQQGDQQLALSYRFEPGTEDDGVSVTVPLTLLPRLEPSGFESQVPGFRDELVTALIRSLPKNLRKNFVPATDWAKKLLLELPGYDGASAGSEVSAGSASFVAALAAVMSRLAYTPVTAADFDLTRIPSHLSVSFRVVDDRGKTLAASKDLGSLQSRFKGAARESVARASGAVASSIERRGITTWDFDELPQHLDTKQPGSVIRAYPAIVDEKTSVAIRLVTTPAEAARLTPAGVRRLLLLGVASPVSYVREHLSQNEKLVLATSPYPSIQALFDDCLLAAADHVLQAAHPDGRVFTRAEFEAARDTLSSSIIDLMYQTVATVATSLTKARDAERALKKVTSVTLLPALADARSQLGNLVFAGFIASMGIDQLRNLPRYLTGIEQRLQKLPDAPARDRAWMTEAQNATARYESAGGVLPLPLDAWLTIGAPVVKARWMIEELRISLFAQSLGTAEPVSLQRIVKLLGT
- a CDS encoding thioredoxin domain-containing protein; the encoded protein is MANRLGDAISPYLRSHAENPVDWYPWGEPAFAEAARRDVPVLVSIGYSTCHWCHVMARESFSDPHLADVLNRGFVAVKVDREEHPEVDAVYLAAAGAFTQNLGWPLNVFVTPDAKPFFAGTYSPPVPVQGNPSFGQVLGAVADAWANRREEVESTARQLTEALAAAANGEHSENTEHAEHAENAEHDEGHEDGETASGTGEALPTPAQLAQVVFELDAYEDAIHGGFGGAPKFPVAPVLKFLQAMDAPLADRALKAMAASPLRDPVEGGFFRYATASDWSEPHYERMLYDNALLLDAYTTAAQKAGGPGGESRSPGQRAADAAAGIASFLLTTMQIDGGGFASAQDSESVVAGQQSEGGYYALDAEARSGETPPKLDLKVLTGWNGLAISALTHAGAALGNHQWLSAAALAADYVLDHHLRADGTLARASLGSQLSAAPAILEDYGMFADALLQLGSVLGNERYLRVGRELVDSTMSEAPSARAGEGKGKAVGATAERRLPFIAPGAGDPVLAAHGLLIEGDVSEGAYPSGLSAVSSAACALYFATGEGRYIEAVRQSLASVAEDALQRPIGFGAALEIMAKLAATDRARAGR
- a CDS encoding CoA-binding protein, encoding MLKSQRTWVGPTAKERLQILRRAKSIAIVGASPNAARSSYFVGTYLLQSSDYRVYFVNPNASEILGQKAYPDLASLPEVPDIVDVFRKASDIPSVIDDVLTSGAKTIWIQLGIWNQDAALYGESKGLTVVMDRCIKVEHARFNGGLHLLGFDTGQITARKSLR
- a CDS encoding sulfurtransferase, whose product is MTFPAAPTQTLPGSGSPIVATPTVSTQWLCDHLGGESLVVLDASVLSAQGPGGLPLWLSGRGDFLDAGHIPSAEFADLIDDFSDPGAPFAFTKPTAAQFETAAATVGVRASSRVVVYDSGRGQWAARVWWLFRSFGFDNISVLDGGFTKWTAEDRPTATGFAEPVPAPPVLTEPAPAEFRARELPGFWVDKTLVESIVSRQTDALLICAVSPREFEGHTGNCSRLGHIPGSSSLPSAQVINSETNTLLKPDALRAVFAPVLAGRSTPMQSIVVYCAGGIAAALDALALAVIGETSVALYDGSLNEWADDPKAVLV